The following proteins are co-located in the Acetonema longum DSM 6540 genome:
- the kdpF gene encoding K(+)-transporting ATPase subunit F, which yields MAGITAVLLLVYLLYALWKPEEF from the coding sequence TTGGCAGGAATCACCGCCGTCTTGTTACTGGTGTATTTACTTTACGCATTGTGGAAACCGGAGGAATTTTAA